The following proteins come from a genomic window of Streptomyces sp. Sge12:
- a CDS encoding DJ-1/PfpI family protein: MSDAVLRDGALSGTRIAVLVESDYYEPEIFYYQRRFAEEGAEVDFLTRLWGNDSITFTGHEYRAPFTATQSLEGLSDEELRRYAAIIVPSGMVADRLRYTEDVDVLAPATELLRRAFAEPTVLKGIICHGMWLASSIPDRIRGRKVVCHNNLIGDVRNMGGEYVDEDVVVDGDLVTGRTGAHHHLFARRIIELIAAGRGRGAG, encoded by the coding sequence GTGTCTGACGCGGTCCTGCGCGACGGCGCACTGTCCGGGACCCGGATCGCGGTCCTGGTCGAGAGCGACTACTACGAGCCGGAGATCTTCTACTACCAGCGCCGCTTCGCGGAGGAGGGCGCCGAGGTCGACTTCCTGACCCGGCTGTGGGGCAACGACTCCATCACCTTCACCGGGCACGAGTACCGGGCGCCCTTCACCGCCACGCAGTCCCTGGAGGGGCTGAGCGACGAGGAGCTGCGCCGCTACGCGGCGATCATCGTGCCCTCCGGCATGGTGGCCGACCGGCTGCGCTACACCGAGGACGTGGACGTCCTCGCCCCGGCGACCGAGCTGCTGCGCCGGGCCTTCGCGGAACCGACGGTGCTCAAGGGGATCATCTGCCACGGCATGTGGCTGGCCTCCTCGATCCCGGACCGGATCCGCGGCCGCAAGGTCGTCTGCCACAACAACCTCATCGGCGACGTGCGGAACATGGGCGGCGAGTACGTCGACGAGGACGTGGTGGTCGACGGTGACCTGGTCACCGGCCGCACCGGGGCCCACCACCACCTCTTCGCCCGCCGGATCATCGAACTGATCGCGGCGGGCCGGGGCCGGGGAGCCGGCTGA